A single region of the Thioalkalivibrio nitratireducens DSM 14787 genome encodes:
- a CDS encoding NAD(P)-dependent oxidoreductase, which produces MKGVFLDLSTVDRGDLDLEPLHRALPEWTLFDTTRPRETADRIREAEVVVTNKVALDRNLLAQAPRLQLICAAATGTNNIDIGTAAEREIPVCNARDYATDSVTQHVFALLLTLVTRIDAYRADIRAGRWSASDQFCLLDHPVRTLAGMHLGIVGRGVLGEATGRLAEAFGMQVSFARSLRPDVPATDNRPELDDLLPEIDVLSLHLPLTESTRNLIDARRLARMPAGSLLINTARGGLVDPEALAQSLRAGHLGGAGIDVLEPEPPPPGHPLLAPDIPNLVLTPHTAWAARGARQNVLDEVRANIEAFLAGRPRNVVKP; this is translated from the coding sequence ATGAAGGGCGTTTTCCTGGATCTGAGTACGGTCGACCGGGGCGACCTCGACCTCGAACCGCTGCACCGGGCGCTGCCAGAATGGACCTTGTTCGACACCACCCGGCCGCGGGAGACGGCGGATCGAATCCGTGAGGCCGAGGTGGTGGTCACCAACAAGGTTGCACTGGATCGAAACCTACTGGCCCAAGCGCCGCGCCTGCAGCTGATCTGTGCCGCCGCGACCGGCACCAACAACATCGACATCGGTACCGCCGCCGAGCGCGAGATCCCGGTCTGCAACGCCCGGGATTACGCGACCGACTCGGTGACCCAACACGTGTTCGCGTTGCTGCTGACGCTGGTGACGCGGATCGATGCCTACCGGGCCGACATCCGGGCCGGGCGCTGGAGCGCATCCGATCAGTTCTGCCTGCTCGATCACCCGGTCCGCACGCTCGCGGGGATGCATCTTGGGATCGTCGGCCGGGGCGTACTCGGCGAGGCCACCGGGCGACTCGCGGAAGCCTTCGGCATGCAGGTCAGCTTCGCGCGCAGCCTGCGTCCTGACGTGCCGGCGACGGACAACCGCCCGGAACTCGACGACCTGCTTCCGGAAATCGACGTGCTGAGCCTGCACCTGCCGCTGACCGAATCGACCCGGAATCTGATCGACGCCCGCCGGCTCGCCCGGATGCCCGCCGGAAGCCTGCTGATCAACACCGCCCGCGGGGGCCTAGTCGACCCCGAGGCACTCGCCCAGAGCCTGCGTGCCGGGCACCTCGGCGGTGCCGGCATCGACGTACTCGAGCCCGAGCCGCCCCCACCCGGACATCCGCTGCTCGCCCCGGACATCCCCAATCTGGTGCTGACCCCGCACACGGCCTGGGCGGCGCGAGGCGCCCGCCAGAACGTGCTCGACGAGGTCCGTGCGAACATCGAAGCCTTTCTCGCCGGTCGTCCGCGCAACGTGGTGAAACCGTGA
- a CDS encoding SlyX family protein: protein MSDSGSELQHRIEELEIRMAHQEYALEQQGEELRLLQQTNARLLRQLQELVDRVQALVDRPAADPAGEPPPPHY from the coding sequence GTGAGCGATTCCGGCAGCGAACTGCAGCACCGGATCGAGGAACTCGAGATCCGCATGGCTCACCAGGAATACGCATTGGAGCAGCAGGGAGAGGAACTGCGGCTCCTGCAACAGACCAACGCCCGCCTGCTTCGGCAATTGCAGGAACTGGTCGACCGGGTGCAGGCGCTCGTGGACCGCCCCGCCGCGGACCCTGCCGGCGAGCCGCCTCCACCGCATTATTGA
- a CDS encoding class I SAM-dependent methyltransferase produces the protein MPVRLVRSPGCGGHAQALAEALLADGQVIEDQDTDPDGVQLHCGPEGLSLVTPAPRPLELRIDFTRGRQAYRLARAGHAREDLLRALGTLPAGSRILDASAGLGRDALVLAARGFRVLAFERHPVLAALLEDALHRAQASASLRPILDRIDLRAEDVRTALGDLEPVAEAAIFDPMFPARAKDAAVKKEMQILQQLIGADPDPDAPETLAALRRHVRRRVVVKRPLYAPPVGDETPAHALRGRSIRFDVYLPLPGSGESAAASPRAR, from the coding sequence CTGCCCGTGCGACTGGTTCGAAGCCCCGGTTGTGGCGGCCACGCGCAGGCGCTCGCGGAGGCGCTGCTCGCCGACGGCCAGGTGATCGAAGACCAGGACACCGATCCGGACGGCGTGCAGCTCCATTGCGGCCCGGAGGGCCTGTCCCTGGTCACGCCGGCCCCGCGTCCGCTCGAGCTTCGCATCGACTTCACCCGGGGCCGCCAGGCCTACCGGCTGGCACGGGCGGGTCACGCCCGCGAGGATCTGCTGCGCGCGCTGGGTACCCTGCCCGCAGGGAGCCGCATCCTCGACGCCTCCGCAGGCCTTGGCCGGGACGCGCTGGTGCTCGCGGCAAGGGGCTTCCGCGTGCTGGCGTTCGAACGACACCCCGTGCTTGCCGCCCTGCTGGAGGATGCGTTACATCGAGCCCAGGCGTCTGCATCACTGCGGCCGATCCTCGATCGCATCGACCTCCGCGCCGAGGACGTGCGCACGGCGCTTGGCGACCTGGAACCCGTGGCCGAAGCCGCAATCTTCGACCCGATGTTTCCGGCTCGCGCCAAGGACGCGGCGGTGAAGAAAGAGATGCAGATATTGCAGCAACTGATCGGCGCGGACCCGGACCCGGATGCACCGGAAACGCTTGCGGCCCTGCGCCGCCATGTGCGCCGCCGCGTGGTGGTGAAGCGCCCGTTATATGCCCCGCCCGTGGGGGACGAAACGCCTGCCCACGCGCTGCGCGGGCGCAGCATCCGCTTCGACGTCTACCTGCCGCTCCCCGGCTCCGGCGAATCCGCCGCAGCGAGTCCGCGGGCGCGCTAG
- a CDS encoding transcriptional regulator, SARP family protein, with protein MQTRCETWLEQLAGGGTLWLEGPPGAGKSALASALLHARSGRQIWLRLRGAHRDLERLEQDLQVAMPVVSKGPTPPAPRPYADVPPGQCIAGMLERLGPCTLVLDGAEAVADSKAFGTWLAELATLSGVDNAILVTARVPPPCSLARLRLEARMGHMAARDLCLSATEAQALALTTVPEIASEPERVRQALTVSKGWVAGFLATLRRAAGEDPALFDQYLEHEVLSDLPPQVRDLLTSMALLEHTPLAVARALADPAEQERLDELARGNRLLEWNDGTLVLHPLLSDYLRRQARQGDAGQRYRRLGDALAASGDPERAIGYWLAAYAREPAAETIARLAPAMLERGEHTILADWIGQLPAAIRPPGSRLHLWYGLALAPRDGTAAQRLLETALTTLRDHGDTSGSALAWAGLVDQAWLQWGTFDRLEWLLEELDALGPDGMNELEPFAAVQLAAAAVLLLGVIAPDDPRCEVWLATAEQVARLPVPDHQRIRALHGLLVIDTWMYGHRGRAVRTLEQGRVAEARGKLPPLQEVMWSAAVAGYQLWFEPDPETAGRRIADALQCAREHDVHLWDFQLEALGACAALRRGDHTSAQEWLERTRLSTQPSQPTDASFQAWVCGWIRLRAGDVVAAASLAEDAHRLIAGRGPANAQLLARLAVARSLRHGGQPRKSLHKAIAIDQRARELHAPLYRWLARLVASQALVDIGRTIWADELLGQTLQDGRDRGYRWIPWSDRHELDQLCQRGIDVGGDGDYVALLARGNGLPLWRPPEHAPPDTWPLRIRVLGPLRVTGVDGPIYLSGKSATLLRLIAAAGSRELPETHALDALWPDAEGDRARHAFDTLLHRVRRKLGIAEAIRLQNQRLALDPAVCWTDIGALGTHLEAANRDEPTAWEAALRIAEQSDVPAAEWPHPLGPHLRQHFHAAADHAIRQALNEQRPKAAMEAARRAQAVDPAHEPFCRWLLELARDHGNHAVATQAFNRYGNALRLENNRAPNRALVALYEIVRDTAEGANA; from the coding sequence ATGCAGACCCGCTGCGAAACCTGGCTGGAGCAGCTCGCCGGAGGCGGTACGCTGTGGCTCGAAGGTCCGCCCGGAGCCGGCAAGTCGGCCTTGGCCAGCGCGTTGCTGCACGCCCGCAGCGGCAGGCAGATCTGGCTGCGCCTGAGAGGTGCCCACCGGGACTTGGAGCGCCTGGAACAGGATCTGCAGGTGGCCATGCCGGTGGTGTCCAAGGGACCAACACCGCCCGCGCCGCGCCCCTACGCCGACGTACCTCCAGGACAGTGTATCGCCGGCATGCTCGAACGACTGGGACCCTGTACGCTGGTGCTGGACGGTGCTGAGGCGGTTGCCGACAGTAAGGCGTTCGGGACATGGCTGGCGGAACTGGCGACCCTGAGCGGTGTGGACAACGCGATCCTGGTTACCGCGCGTGTACCACCCCCCTGCAGCCTGGCTCGATTGCGGCTGGAGGCGCGGATGGGGCACATGGCGGCGCGTGACCTTTGTCTGTCCGCTACGGAAGCCCAAGCCCTGGCCCTCACCACGGTACCGGAGATCGCCAGCGAGCCCGAGCGGGTGCGACAGGCACTGACCGTTTCGAAGGGCTGGGTGGCTGGGTTCCTGGCAACCCTCCGGCGCGCGGCCGGCGAGGATCCGGCCCTGTTCGACCAGTACCTGGAACACGAGGTGCTCTCCGACCTGCCGCCGCAGGTGCGCGATCTTCTGACCTCCATGGCGCTGCTGGAACATACCCCGCTCGCCGTCGCCAGGGCCCTGGCCGACCCGGCCGAACAGGAGCGGCTGGACGAGCTGGCTCGAGGCAACCGCCTGCTGGAATGGAACGACGGCACCCTGGTGCTGCATCCGCTGTTGTCGGACTACCTGCGGCGGCAGGCCCGTCAGGGCGATGCGGGGCAACGATACCGACGTCTCGGCGATGCCCTCGCCGCGAGCGGGGATCCGGAACGGGCGATCGGCTACTGGCTTGCCGCCTACGCGCGAGAACCGGCTGCTGAAACCATTGCCCGGCTGGCACCCGCTATGCTCGAACGAGGCGAACACACAATCCTGGCCGACTGGATCGGCCAGTTGCCCGCTGCCATACGCCCACCCGGTTCCCGTCTGCACCTGTGGTATGGGCTGGCGCTGGCACCCCGGGACGGAACTGCGGCACAACGGCTGCTGGAAACCGCTTTGACCACGCTGCGGGACCACGGTGATACTTCCGGCAGCGCGCTCGCCTGGGCCGGTCTGGTCGACCAGGCCTGGCTGCAATGGGGTACCTTCGATCGCCTGGAATGGCTGCTCGAGGAACTCGACGCACTGGGGCCGGACGGGATGAACGAGCTGGAACCATTCGCCGCCGTCCAGCTCGCTGCCGCAGCCGTGTTGTTACTGGGCGTTATTGCCCCCGACGATCCGCGCTGCGAGGTCTGGCTTGCCACCGCCGAGCAGGTCGCCCGTTTGCCCGTGCCCGACCACCAGCGGATACGAGCGCTGCACGGTCTCCTGGTGATTGACACCTGGATGTACGGCCATCGCGGGCGCGCCGTCCGTACGCTCGAGCAGGGCCGGGTCGCCGAAGCCCGAGGCAAGCTCCCCCCCCTGCAGGAAGTGATGTGGTCGGCAGCCGTGGCGGGATATCAACTTTGGTTCGAACCCGACCCGGAGACCGCAGGTCGCCGTATCGCCGATGCGCTGCAATGCGCTCGGGAACACGACGTCCATCTGTGGGACTTCCAACTCGAAGCCCTGGGGGCCTGTGCGGCCTTGCGGCGCGGCGACCACACCAGCGCGCAAGAATGGCTCGAGCGCACCCGCCTTTCCACTCAACCGAGCCAGCCCACGGATGCCAGCTTCCAGGCATGGGTATGCGGCTGGATTCGACTACGCGCCGGGGACGTGGTCGCCGCTGCCAGCTTGGCCGAAGATGCCCACCGACTCATCGCCGGCCGCGGGCCTGCCAATGCCCAGCTTCTGGCTCGACTCGCGGTGGCGCGTTCCCTGCGCCATGGGGGGCAGCCCCGTAAATCCCTGCACAAGGCCATCGCTATCGACCAACGGGCGCGCGAACTGCACGCGCCTCTGTACCGCTGGCTGGCCCGCCTCGTCGCCAGCCAGGCGCTCGTCGATATCGGCCGCACGATCTGGGCGGATGAGTTGCTCGGGCAGACGCTGCAGGACGGGCGCGATCGAGGCTACCGGTGGATCCCGTGGTCCGACCGCCACGAGCTCGACCAACTGTGCCAGCGGGGGATCGATGTCGGCGGAGATGGCGACTACGTGGCTTTGCTGGCACGCGGAAACGGACTACCCCTGTGGCGTCCACCCGAGCATGCTCCACCCGATACATGGCCCCTGCGCATCCGTGTTCTAGGCCCGTTACGAGTGACGGGTGTCGATGGTCCGATTTACCTGAGCGGCAAGAGTGCCACGCTGCTGCGCTTGATTGCCGCGGCCGGGAGTCGCGAGCTTCCCGAGACGCATGCGCTGGATGCACTCTGGCCCGATGCCGAAGGCGATCGCGCCCGGCACGCCTTCGATACTCTGCTCCATCGCGTGCGCCGCAAACTCGGCATCGCGGAAGCCATACGCTTGCAGAACCAGCGCCTGGCCCTCGATCCGGCGGTTTGCTGGACCGACATTGGCGCCCTCGGCACTCACCTGGAAGCCGCGAATCGCGACGAACCGACCGCCTGGGAGGCCGCGCTACGAATCGCCGAACAGTCCGATGTTCCCGCAGCCGAATGGCCACACCCCCTGGGGCCTCACCTGCGCCAACACTTTCATGCCGCGGCCGATCATGCGATCCGGCAAGCCCTCAACGAACAACGGCCGAAAGCCGCCATGGAAGCCGCTCGCAGAGCGCAGGCCGTCGACCCGGCCCACGAACCATTCTGCCGCTGGCTCCTTGAATTGGCCCGCGACCACGGTAACCACGCAGTCGCCACCCAGGCCTTTAACCGCTACGGCAACGCCCTGCGCCTGGAAAACAACCGCGCACCCAACCGCGCCCTGGTTGCCTTGTATGAGATCGTCCGGGACACCGCCGAAGGTGCCAACGCTTAA
- a CDS encoding WG repeat-containing protein: MSMKRYGLVAAGAALLGSAAVLQSVAAAPVECADSACFLESVAQCEDAVFAPREGDAIGARGRYRILGPTEYACRLEFTFVENPNPALVGKSFTFVIDPSGMASADDLRDVVATCLMGGEAWYQCEGPLIEQATGRAGPPRLLEGGIGSLPCGRSVDVGGPELYPMPADGKWGYVDRDGTWHIPPQWDQVRDFHEGRAAVGGPANWGIIDRDSREVVPLQYQGTSFVTVDNRNWYSPPFSAYSEGCTVMTHFTTETQPSFFIDRDGKAWWRGEAQPEALRGRDIQRFGRFSEGLAWFREGFGEEARFGWVDSAGDIAIEPEFTQAGRFSDGLAFAAVADGQGAFISPEGSPLLPRKWMLYNAGPFSDGLARVSAGAFDLAYWSHDDVVFEKVRFPDPKGDRPANAEISEAGDFRDGRAPVITGFRDGNELVYVRRDGTVAFVPDDLEGIRVCNRRALPEFHQGLVRLVVADDGANCGNEGYTRGLARYEEAHYVYLDTGGNVILRQEK, translated from the coding sequence ATGTCAATGAAGCGATATGGCCTCGTAGCGGCCGGCGCCGCGTTGCTGGGCAGCGCGGCTGTGCTTCAATCGGTCGCTGCGGCGCCGGTGGAATGCGCCGATAGCGCCTGCTTTCTCGAGTCCGTTGCCCAATGTGAGGATGCCGTCTTCGCGCCTCGGGAAGGCGACGCGATCGGAGCCCGTGGGCGCTACCGGATCCTCGGGCCGACGGAATACGCCTGCCGCCTGGAGTTCACGTTTGTCGAAAACCCCAACCCCGCCTTGGTGGGCAAGTCGTTCACGTTCGTGATCGACCCCAGCGGCATGGCCTCAGCGGATGATCTCCGGGACGTGGTCGCGACCTGCCTGATGGGGGGCGAGGCCTGGTACCAGTGCGAGGGTCCTCTGATCGAACAGGCCACCGGCCGTGCCGGTCCGCCCCGGCTCCTGGAGGGTGGCATCGGTTCACTGCCATGCGGAAGGTCTGTGGATGTCGGAGGCCCCGAACTTTATCCCATGCCCGCCGACGGCAAGTGGGGATACGTGGATCGTGACGGCACATGGCATATCCCGCCACAGTGGGATCAGGTAAGGGATTTCCACGAGGGGCGTGCGGCCGTGGGCGGCCCCGCCAACTGGGGCATCATCGACCGCGACAGCCGGGAGGTCGTGCCCCTCCAGTACCAAGGGACTTCTTTTGTCACCGTCGACAACCGGAACTGGTACAGCCCGCCCTTTTCGGCGTACTCCGAAGGCTGCACGGTCATGACCCACTTCACCACCGAGACTCAGCCATCCTTCTTCATCGATCGCGATGGCAAAGCATGGTGGCGGGGCGAGGCACAGCCCGAGGCCCTGCGGGGCCGCGATATCCAGCGCTTTGGCCGTTTCTCCGAGGGTCTGGCATGGTTCCGGGAAGGCTTCGGGGAAGAAGCCCGGTTCGGCTGGGTCGATAGCGCCGGCGATATCGCCATCGAGCCCGAGTTCACGCAGGCCGGGCGGTTCTCCGACGGATTGGCCTTTGCCGCCGTGGCTGACGGGCAGGGCGCGTTCATCTCGCCGGAAGGATCCCCCCTGCTGCCGCGGAAGTGGATGCTCTACAACGCTGGTCCATTCTCCGACGGCTTGGCCCGAGTCAGCGCCGGAGCCTTCGATCTCGCCTACTGGAGCCACGACGACGTCGTCTTCGAGAAGGTGCGTTTCCCGGACCCGAAAGGCGACCGGCCCGCCAATGCGGAAATCAGCGAGGCCGGAGATTTCCGCGACGGACGCGCACCGGTCATCACCGGATTCCGGGATGGTAACGAGCTTGTGTACGTCCGCCGTGACGGAACCGTAGCCTTCGTGCCGGACGACCTCGAGGGCATTCGGGTGTGCAACCGCCGTGCACTCCCCGAATTCCACCAGGGACTGGTCCGCCTGGTCGTTGCCGACGACGGGGCGAACTGCGGCAACGAGGGCTATACCCGCGGCCTGGCGCGCTACGAAGAAGCCCACTATGTCTACCTTGATACCGGCGGGAACGTGATCTTGAGGCAGGAAAAATGA
- a CDS encoding YajQ family cyclic di-GMP-binding protein, translating into MPSFDVVSEVELPELRNAVDQARREIDNRFDFKGTSAAVELSDTTIQLRGDAEFQLEQVLDIVRMKLAKRGIDVACMDPQEVTKAGTGVKQDVYIRQGIDADLAKRIQRLIKDSKIKVQASLQGDQVRVTGKKRDDLQQVIALLRAETFDRPLQYINFRD; encoded by the coding sequence ATGCCGTCCTTCGACGTAGTGTCCGAGGTCGAACTGCCGGAACTGCGCAACGCCGTCGACCAGGCGCGCCGCGAGATCGACAACCGTTTCGACTTCAAGGGTACGTCCGCCGCGGTGGAGCTGAGCGATACCACGATCCAGTTGCGCGGGGACGCGGAGTTCCAACTCGAACAGGTGCTCGATATTGTACGCATGAAACTGGCCAAGCGCGGTATCGACGTGGCCTGTATGGATCCGCAGGAGGTGACCAAGGCCGGAACCGGCGTCAAGCAGGACGTATATATCCGGCAGGGGATCGATGCCGACCTCGCCAAGAGGATCCAGCGGCTGATCAAGGACTCGAAGATCAAGGTCCAGGCCAGCCTGCAGGGCGACCAGGTTCGGGTGACCGGAAAGAAGCGCGACGACCTGCAGCAGGTGATCGCACTGCTACGTGCGGAGACCTTCGACCGGCCACTGCAATACATCAATTTCCGCGACTGA
- a CDS encoding DUF423 domain-containing protein: MAIPALIVTGALLAALAVGLGAFGAHGLEARLSERALATWQTAVQYQFIHALALVLIAGLWSRIDPGWGIAAALALLAGIVFFSGSLYGLALGAPRTLGAVAPIGGTLFILGWIALAIAALRQGV, translated from the coding sequence GTGGCTATTCCCGCACTGATTGTAACCGGAGCCCTGCTGGCCGCGCTGGCCGTGGGCCTTGGCGCGTTCGGCGCGCACGGTCTGGAGGCCCGGCTGTCGGAACGGGCGCTGGCAACCTGGCAGACGGCCGTGCAATACCAGTTCATCCACGCGTTAGCGCTCGTGTTGATCGCAGGCCTGTGGAGTCGCATCGATCCCGGTTGGGGCATCGCGGCCGCCCTGGCCCTGCTGGCGGGGATCGTGTTCTTCTCCGGCAGCCTCTACGGGTTGGCACTGGGCGCGCCCCGGACCCTCGGTGCCGTCGCACCGATCGGCGGCACGCTGTTCATTCTTGGCTGGATTGCCCTGGCCATCGCGGCCCTGCGCCAGGGCGTCTGA
- a CDS encoding thioredoxin fold domain-containing protein — protein MARAKRLPVGNCLRMILATGFLLFAGVALAATGPDFPSIDDTPREIGLHTPEWFELSFLDFGEDLERAVERGKNGLSIYFGMDDCPYCEAMIHENLAQPDIEQYFSDHFDVIALDVQGSRDVVTLDGEVMSERNFAVQRRLNFTPAFTFFDAEGNEIHRIRGYYPPYRFRAALEYVIDRHDREGSFREYLERADPPPKFDVDDINERDFFQNPPHMLDRSRIPAQRPLVVFFERRACHACDVLHSEPLQDDSVLDLIELFDAVQLDLDAETPVITPDGERTTAEEWGRALDIHWAPTMVFFDERGREVIRIDSVVALTRLRNVMNYVLTRAYEEYPTFERWRAAGAE, from the coding sequence ATGGCTCGAGCAAAGCGTCTTCCGGTCGGGAACTGCCTCCGGATGATCCTGGCGACCGGCTTTCTGCTGTTCGCGGGCGTAGCCCTGGCGGCCACCGGTCCGGACTTCCCGAGCATCGATGACACCCCGCGGGAGATCGGACTGCACACACCGGAGTGGTTCGAACTGAGTTTCCTCGACTTCGGGGAGGATCTGGAGCGCGCGGTCGAACGGGGCAAGAACGGCCTGTCGATCTATTTCGGGATGGACGACTGTCCTTACTGCGAGGCGATGATCCACGAGAACCTCGCGCAGCCCGATATCGAGCAGTATTTTTCCGATCACTTCGATGTGATCGCACTCGATGTCCAGGGCAGCCGCGACGTGGTAACCCTGGACGGTGAAGTGATGAGCGAGCGCAACTTCGCGGTGCAGCGGCGGCTGAACTTCACCCCGGCGTTCACCTTTTTCGACGCCGAAGGCAACGAAATTCACCGGATCCGCGGCTACTACCCGCCGTATCGTTTCCGCGCAGCACTCGAGTATGTGATTGACCGGCACGACCGCGAGGGCAGTTTCCGGGAGTACCTGGAACGTGCCGATCCTCCGCCCAAGTTCGACGTCGACGACATCAATGAACGCGATTTTTTCCAGAACCCTCCGCACATGCTGGACCGCTCGCGGATCCCGGCGCAGCGACCGCTGGTGGTCTTCTTCGAGCGCCGAGCCTGCCATGCCTGCGATGTGCTGCACTCGGAGCCGCTGCAGGACGACAGCGTGCTGGACCTGATCGAGTTGTTCGATGCGGTGCAGCTCGATCTCGATGCCGAGACCCCGGTGATCACCCCGGACGGCGAGCGCACGACCGCGGAGGAATGGGGCCGGGCGCTGGATATCCACTGGGCGCCGACGATGGTCTTCTTCGACGAGCGGGGCCGGGAAGTCATCCGCATCGATTCGGTGGTGGCGCTGACGCGCCTGCGTAACGTGATGAACTACGTGCTCACGCGTGCCTACGAGGAATACCCGACCTTCGAACGCTGGCGTGCGGCCGGCGCGGAGTGA
- the serS gene encoding serine--tRNA ligase gives MLDIRILRQHLDSAAAALARRGFDFDRERFLALEARRKDVQVRTQELQNERNTRSKAIGQAKARGEDIEPLKAAVSVLSDELKQCEHDLQQVQRELEDFLLQIPNLPQPDVPEGTDESANVEVRRVGEPRALDFDPRDHVDLGAPGGWLDFEAAARMSGSRFVVMRGVMARLHRALTQFMLDLHTGTHGYQEVYVPYLVNPGALLGTGQLPKFDADLFSVKGEQGFRLIPTAEVPVTNLVAQQILDGDQLPLKMVAHTPCFRSEAGSYGRDVRGLIRQHQFEKVELVQIVRPEDSDAALESLLGHAEAVLQALDLPYRVVLLSTGDMGFASTRTYDLEVWLPGQQAYREISSCSSFGDFQARRMQARYRPEPGARPELVHTLNGSGLAVGRTLVAVLENGQQADGSIVIPAPLQPYLGGTDRLVPPSK, from the coding sequence ATGCTTGATATCCGGATTCTGCGGCAGCATCTCGATTCCGCTGCGGCCGCGCTCGCGCGCCGCGGTTTCGACTTCGACCGTGAACGGTTCCTGGCGCTGGAAGCCCGCCGCAAGGACGTGCAGGTCCGCACCCAGGAGCTGCAGAACGAGCGCAACACCCGGTCCAAGGCGATCGGGCAGGCGAAGGCGCGCGGCGAAGACATCGAGCCGCTGAAGGCGGCGGTTAGTGTGCTGTCCGACGAGCTGAAGCAGTGCGAGCACGATCTGCAGCAGGTGCAGCGCGAACTGGAGGACTTCCTGCTCCAGATTCCGAACCTGCCGCAGCCCGATGTTCCCGAGGGGACGGACGAGAGCGCGAACGTCGAGGTGCGCCGGGTGGGTGAGCCGCGCGCGCTGGACTTCGATCCGCGCGACCATGTCGATCTCGGGGCGCCCGGCGGCTGGCTGGACTTCGAGGCGGCCGCCCGCATGTCCGGGTCGCGCTTCGTGGTGATGCGCGGGGTGATGGCGCGGCTGCACCGCGCGCTGACCCAGTTCATGCTGGACCTGCACACCGGTACGCATGGCTACCAGGAGGTCTACGTGCCCTACCTGGTGAATCCCGGGGCCTTGCTGGGCACTGGCCAGCTGCCGAAATTCGACGCCGACCTGTTCTCGGTGAAGGGCGAGCAGGGCTTCCGGCTGATCCCGACCGCCGAGGTGCCGGTTACGAATCTGGTCGCGCAGCAGATCCTGGACGGGGACCAGCTCCCGCTGAAGATGGTCGCGCATACCCCCTGTTTCCGGTCCGAGGCCGGAAGCTATGGCCGCGACGTGCGGGGCCTGATTCGGCAGCACCAGTTCGAGAAAGTGGAACTGGTGCAGATCGTGCGCCCTGAGGACTCGGACGCTGCGCTCGAGTCGCTTCTCGGGCATGCCGAGGCGGTGCTGCAGGCACTGGATCTGCCGTACCGGGTCGTGCTGCTCAGTACCGGCGACATGGGCTTCGCGTCCACGCGCACCTACGACCTTGAGGTCTGGCTGCCCGGCCAGCAGGCGTACCGCGAGATCTCGTCCTGCTCGAGTTTCGGCGATTTCCAGGCACGGCGCATGCAGGCGCGCTACCGGCCCGAGCCCGGGGCGCGCCCGGAACTGGTGCATACGCTGAACGGCTCCGGTCTGGCGGTAGGCCGGACCCTGGTCGCAGTGCTCGAGAATGGGCAGCAGGCGGATGGGAGCATCGTGATCCCCGCGCCGTTGCAGCCCTATCTCGGTGGAACAGACAGGCTGGTTCCGCCGTCAAAGTGA